A genomic region of Capnocytophaga canimorsus contains the following coding sequences:
- a CDS encoding LUD domain-containing protein: MSFFKKIFGSRNETSKSKEERGKYAPAEQKKISADECFAIKFVENGGKFIYCESEIEIQQIFVNIIREIGIDARIATPSQQLVEMFGEFESLFVKNVDKANIYLTDCEYLLTDKGAILFSSNQLRQKKMKDLPKIFIVFAKTSQMVLDISEGMRGIKNKYRKKIPSGITALHNFKESQDDFLTYGTCSKKMYLILLEDMSN, translated from the coding sequence ATGAGTTTTTTTAAAAAGATATTTGGCTCTCGTAATGAAACTTCTAAAAGTAAGGAAGAAAGGGGGAAATATGCTCCCGCAGAGCAGAAGAAAATTTCGGCAGATGAATGCTTCGCTATAAAATTCGTTGAAAATGGCGGAAAATTTATTTATTGCGAAAGTGAGATAGAAATACAACAGATTTTTGTTAATATCATCAGAGAGATAGGAATTGATGCCCGAATAGCAACTCCTAGTCAGCAGCTCGTTGAAATGTTTGGCGAGTTTGAGTCTCTTTTTGTCAAAAATGTAGATAAAGCTAACATCTACCTTACCGATTGTGAATATTTGCTTACGGATAAGGGGGCGATACTCTTTTCATCAAATCAATTAAGGCAAAAGAAAATGAAGGATTTGCCCAAAATTTTTATTGTTTTTGCCAAAACCTCACAGATGGTACTTGATATCAGTGAAGGGATGCGTGGAATCAAAAACAAGTATCGTAAAAAGATACCTTCAGGCATTACAGCGCTTCATAACTTTAAAGAAAGTCAAGACGATTTTTTGACTTACGGCACTTGTTCCAAAAAAATGTATCTCATTTTATTGGAAGATATGTCTAACTAA
- a CDS encoding phosphatidate cytidylyltransferase, with product MNEFVKRIITGFIYIFLLLSAIMLDADAFDFLFLSFGIICLFEFKMLIKLRGLYIFIAFLFMWWVFIHLRTSEFSVYLLLLTTILVNSFLVLDLFSEKKPLRLRDNNYKFFISLVYIGAGCIFMPLIYKHELFNSYTKLEAQLTMIGILCIIWASDSFAYLIGKSLGKHKLLERISPKKTIEGTLGGLVGAIITASIISTYTEKTTWHWVVLSIVLVITGTLGDLVESRFKRVARVKDSGTSLPGHGGLLDRLDSLIFASPFAFLTLQFLAYVS from the coding sequence GTGAACGAATTTGTCAAAAGAATTATAACCGGATTTATTTATATTTTCCTTTTGCTTTCAGCCATTATGCTTGATGCTGATGCTTTTGATTTTCTATTTTTGTCTTTCGGAATAATCTGTCTTTTCGAATTTAAAATGCTTATTAAGCTACGTGGCTTGTATATATTTATTGCTTTCTTGTTTATGTGGTGGGTTTTTATCCATTTGCGTACGTCTGAATTTTCGGTGTATTTACTTCTACTCACCACAATATTGGTAAACAGTTTCTTGGTGTTGGATTTATTTTCAGAGAAAAAACCTTTAAGGCTTAGAGATAATAATTACAAATTTTTCATCAGTTTGGTATATATTGGTGCAGGATGTATTTTTATGCCTCTGATTTACAAACACGAATTGTTTAACTCGTATACAAAACTTGAAGCACAACTTACAATGATAGGCATTTTGTGCATCATTTGGGCAAGTGACAGTTTTGCTTATTTGATTGGTAAGAGTTTAGGTAAACATAAATTATTGGAACGAATATCGCCTAAAAAGACCATTGAAGGTACGCTTGGTGGGTTGGTAGGTGCTATTATTACGGCTTCTATTATTTCAACTTATACCGAAAAAACTACTTGGCATTGGGTTGTATTGTCAATAGTATTGGTGATTACTGGTACGCTTGGAGATTTGGTCGAATCTCGATTTAAACGCGTGGCTCGAGTTAAAGATAGTGGTACTTCATTACCTGGTCACGGAGGATTGTTAGACCGATTGGATAGTTTAATATTTGCTTCCCCTTTTGCATTTTTAACCTTACAATTTTTAGCATATGTTTCATAA
- a CDS encoding phosphatidylserine decarboxylase family protein, with protein MFHKEGFKIILTSFFITIGLVLVAHYFVPIFWLSKLIQILAVIFLILILQFFRNPKRRGECNDYRVIAPVDGKVVVIEEVFEKEYFKDKRIQVSIFMSPVNVHVTRYAIGGKVVFSKYHPGKYLVAWHPKASEENERTTVVVENEVFGKVLYRQIAGALAKRIVNYAKEGDVALQGADAGFIKFGSRVDLFLPLDTKINVSLGDKVKGGIDFIAEKKVESSSDDCV; from the coding sequence ATGTTTCATAAAGAAGGATTTAAAATCATTTTAACTTCGTTTTTTATTACCATTGGATTGGTTTTGGTAGCTCATTATTTTGTTCCTATTTTTTGGCTCTCAAAGCTAATACAGATTTTGGCGGTTATTTTTCTGATTCTCATTCTCCAATTTTTTAGAAATCCAAAAAGGCGAGGAGAATGTAATGATTATCGGGTAATTGCCCCTGTTGATGGAAAAGTAGTGGTGATTGAAGAAGTCTTTGAGAAGGAATATTTTAAAGATAAACGTATTCAGGTTTCGATATTTATGTCGCCAGTAAATGTACACGTAACTCGTTATGCTATAGGCGGGAAGGTAGTTTTTAGCAAATATCATCCTGGTAAATATTTGGTAGCTTGGCACCCCAAAGCTTCTGAGGAAAACGAGCGAACAACAGTAGTGGTTGAAAATGAGGTGTTTGGTAAGGTGTTGTATCGGCAAATAGCAGGAGCCTTAGCTAAACGTATCGTGAACTATGCCAAAGAAGGCGATGTGGCGCTTCAAGGAGCAGATGCTGGTTTTATTAAATTTGGGTCACGAGTGGATTTGTTTTTGCCACTTGATACTAAAATAAACGTTTCTTTGGGCGATAAGGTTAAAGGGGGAATTGATTTCATCGCTGAAAAAAAAGTGGAATCATCATCCGATGATTGCGTATAA
- a CDS encoding YebC/PmpR family DNA-binding transcriptional regulator: MGRAFEFRKARKFKRWAAMAKTFTRIGKDIVMAVKEGGPHPESNSRLRAVIQNAKAANMPKENIERAIKKASEKDTANYKEVLFEGYAPHGIAVLIETATDNNNRTVANIRSYFNKCNGTLGTSGSVEFMFDHTCNFRINAEGLEAEELELEMIDFGAEEVFQDEDGIHIYAPFESFGAIQKELEGRNIEILSSGFERIPQITKELSPEEQADVEKLLEKIEEDEDVQNVYHTMKETES, translated from the coding sequence ATGGGAAGAGCATTTGAGTTTAGAAAAGCCCGAAAGTTTAAACGATGGGCAGCAATGGCAAAAACTTTTACACGCATCGGGAAAGATATTGTGATGGCAGTTAAAGAAGGTGGGCCACACCCCGAGAGTAACTCCCGTTTACGTGCCGTAATTCAGAATGCAAAAGCAGCCAATATGCCCAAAGAAAATATTGAGAGGGCAATAAAGAAGGCTTCGGAAAAGGATACAGCCAATTATAAAGAGGTGCTGTTTGAAGGCTACGCTCCGCATGGTATAGCTGTTTTAATTGAAACGGCTACCGATAATAACAATCGTACCGTTGCTAACATTCGTAGTTACTTTAACAAATGTAATGGCACTTTAGGCACATCGGGTTCAGTGGAGTTTATGTTTGACCATACTTGTAATTTCAGAATCAATGCAGAGGGCTTGGAAGCAGAAGAATTAGAGCTTGAAATGATTGATTTCGGGGCCGAAGAAGTTTTTCAAGATGAGGATGGTATCCATATTTATGCGCCTTTTGAAAGTTTTGGTGCTATTCAAAAAGAACTTGAAGGGAGAAATATTGAAATTCTTTCTTCTGGATTTGAGCGTATTCCGCAGATAACAAAAGAGTTATCGCCAGAAGAACAAGCCGATGTTGAAAAACTTTTGGAAAAAATAGAAGAAGATGAAGACGTTCAAAATGTCTATCATACGATGAAAGAAACCGAAAGCTAA
- the mnmD gene encoding tRNA (5-methylaminomethyl-2-thiouridine)(34)-methyltransferase MnmD, with translation MKRQIIITSDGSTSIYIEDWNESYHSKHGAIQEAYHVFIKNGLNLFESRSINILEIGFGTGLNAFITFLEHRKRKLNVNYQTVEAYPLTLQEAMAMNYVQQLNATDNLSVFEQLHTCTWEQEHSLCSSFRFKKRNQLFQNINDVKHFDLIYFDAFGARVQPELWNENIFRKMFQALKEGGYLVTYSAKGSVRRAMQACGFKVEKLQGPPGKREMLRARK, from the coding sequence ATGAAACGACAAATTATTATTACTTCCGATGGCTCTACTTCAATATATATTGAGGATTGGAATGAAAGTTATCATTCTAAACACGGGGCTATTCAGGAGGCTTATCACGTTTTTATTAAAAACGGACTGAATCTCTTCGAAAGCAGAAGTATAAATATTCTCGAAATTGGTTTTGGAACCGGATTAAATGCCTTTATTACCTTTTTGGAACACCGAAAAAGAAAATTGAATGTAAATTACCAAACAGTAGAGGCGTACCCGCTAACTTTACAAGAGGCAATGGCAATGAACTACGTGCAACAACTTAACGCTACTGACAATTTGTCCGTTTTTGAGCAGTTGCATACCTGCACTTGGGAGCAAGAGCACAGTCTATGTTCTTCGTTCCGATTCAAAAAGCGAAATCAACTTTTTCAAAACATAAATGATGTGAAGCATTTTGATTTGATTTATTTTGATGCTTTTGGGGCAAGAGTACAACCCGAATTATGGAACGAAAACATATTCAGAAAAATGTTTCAAGCCCTTAAAGAAGGAGGGTATTTGGTTACTTATTCGGCTAAGGGGAGTGTACGCAGAGCGATGCAAGCTTGTGGTTTTAAGGTCGAAAAATTACAAGGTCCGCCAGGCAAGCGAGAAATGCTTCGGGCACGAAAGTAG
- a CDS encoding carbonic anhydrase: MSDSYEQIFKNNRRWIESKLKENKDFFKELAEAQNPEFLYIGCSDSRVTAEELMGVKPGQVFVHRNIANVVNAIDMNVASVIQYAVEHLRVKHIVICGHYHCGGVKSAMTAQDLGLLNPWLRNIRDVYRLHQDELDAIEDEDKRYDRLVELNVQEQCINVIKTAAVQKRYIEEGVPWVHGWVFDLKNGKLIDLKIDFHKIMKDIQKIYDLTDTEWMMPRRR, encoded by the coding sequence ATGTCAGATTCTTACGAACAAATTTTTAAAAATAACCGCCGATGGATTGAAAGTAAGCTCAAAGAAAATAAAGATTTTTTCAAGGAACTTGCTGAGGCTCAAAATCCTGAATTTTTATATATTGGTTGCTCTGACAGTAGGGTCACCGCCGAAGAACTTATGGGTGTAAAGCCTGGGCAGGTTTTTGTGCATCGTAATATAGCCAATGTGGTGAATGCCATTGATATGAATGTGGCTTCGGTAATACAATATGCGGTGGAACATTTGCGAGTAAAACATATTGTGATTTGTGGGCATTATCATTGTGGAGGGGTAAAATCAGCGATGACAGCGCAAGATTTGGGGCTATTAAATCCGTGGCTTAGAAATATTCGTGATGTGTATCGTTTGCATCAAGATGAGCTCGATGCCATTGAAGATGAAGACAAGCGTTATGACCGATTGGTGGAGCTAAACGTACAAGAACAATGCATCAATGTAATCAAAACCGCCGCCGTTCAAAAACGTTACATTGAAGAGGGCGTTCCGTGGGTACACGGTTGGGTTTTTGATTTGAAAAATGGGAAATTAATCGATCTAAAGATTGATTTTCATAAGATTATGAAGGATATTCAGAAAATATACGATTTAACCGATACCGAATGGATGATGCCTAGAAGGCGCTAG
- a CDS encoding mechanosensitive ion channel family protein gives MLLTATLTDLWGKIKNVMTIVIFDIKGNNFTLLTLIYLTLSSFLLIFLSKKLSHFLENKLLTKRISQQGVRAAIVTIARYFLLLFGFLFIFKSAGFDLSAFGWLFGALGVGIGFGLQNITNNFISGIIILFERPIKIGDRIQVGDISGDVVEISMRSTTVVTNDNISVIVPNSQFINTNVINWSHNDRLVRFHYPVGVSYKEDPEKVREIVLNVARQNTAVLENPAPAFWFVEYGDNSLNFELVVWTSTYTQKPVVLKSELYYAIFKEFAKHGIEIPFPQRDLHIRSGLPHLL, from the coding sequence ATGCTTCTTACCGCAACACTTACGGATCTTTGGGGAAAAATAAAAAATGTAATGACTATCGTTATTTTTGACATCAAAGGAAATAACTTTACTCTACTGACACTGATTTATTTAACGCTTTCCAGTTTTCTTTTGATTTTTCTTTCAAAAAAGCTAAGTCATTTTTTAGAAAATAAATTGTTAACCAAGCGCATCTCACAGCAAGGGGTTCGTGCGGCTATCGTAACTATTGCTCGTTATTTTCTACTCCTTTTTGGTTTTTTGTTTATCTTTAAATCTGCAGGATTTGACTTAAGTGCTTTTGGTTGGCTATTCGGAGCATTGGGCGTGGGTATTGGTTTTGGTTTACAAAACATTACTAACAATTTCATCTCTGGGATTATCATCCTTTTTGAGCGCCCTATAAAAATTGGTGATCGTATTCAAGTTGGTGACATTTCGGGAGATGTAGTTGAAATTTCAATGCGTTCGACCACTGTAGTGACAAATGATAACATTTCGGTGATTGTGCCTAATTCACAATTTATCAATACAAATGTAATTAACTGGTCACATAACGATCGCTTGGTGCGTTTTCACTATCCCGTTGGAGTATCATATAAAGAAGATCCGGAAAAAGTGCGTGAAATTGTACTGAATGTAGCTCGACAAAACACAGCTGTATTGGAAAATCCTGCTCCTGCTTTTTGGTTTGTGGAATATGGTGATAACTCTTTGAATTTCGAATTGGTGGTTTGGACTTCCACTTACACCCAAAAACCTGTGGTACTCAAAAGTGAACTTTACTATGCTATTTTCAAAGAATTTGCCAAGCACGGCATAGAAATTCCGTTTCCTCAACGCGATTTGCATATTCGTTCAGGACTTCCTCACTTGCTATAA
- a CDS encoding DUF1573 domain-containing protein produces MKKILTFLFVAVFGAVTYAQEAESAEITFKAEEIDYGTVKAGSNGVRVFEFTNTGKAPLVITNATSTCGCTVPAWPKEPVAPGASGKIEVKYDTSRVGPIRKTIQVYSNAKNGTIKSLSIKGTVAQ; encoded by the coding sequence ATGAAAAAGATTTTAACATTTTTATTTGTAGCTGTTTTTGGTGCTGTAACGTATGCACAAGAAGCTGAATCTGCAGAAATTACATTCAAAGCAGAAGAAATTGATTACGGTACGGTAAAAGCAGGAAGCAACGGAGTTCGAGTTTTTGAATTCACCAATACAGGAAAAGCTCCTCTTGTAATCACCAATGCTACTTCAACTTGCGGTTGTACAGTACCTGCTTGGCCTAAGGAGCCTGTTGCACCTGGAGCTTCTGGTAAAATTGAAGTTAAATATGACACTTCACGTGTTGGTCCTATCCGTAAAACGATACAAGTTTATTCCAATGCTAAAAACGGAACAATAAAATCCTTATCTATCAAAGGAACTGTAGCACAATAA
- a CDS encoding valine--tRNA ligase → MEIPSKYLPNSVEAKWYEYWMKHNFFHSTPDERTPYTIVIPPPNVTGILHMGHMLNNTIQDVLIRRARLKGFNACWVPGTDHASIATEAKVVAKLKEQGIDKANLTREEFLKHAWDWTHQYGGVILEQLKKLGCSCDWDRTKFTLDDDLYASVIKVFVDLYNKGYIYRGYRMVNWDPEAKTTLSDEEVIYKEQNGKLFYLKYKIEGSEEYLLVATTRPETIFGDIAVCINPKDERYKHLKGKRVIVPIVNRIVPIIEDEYVDIEFGTGALKITPAHDKNDYEIGERHKLEIIDAFTDDAKLNHHGLHYEGKDRFVVRKEIVKELEAKDLLLKTEDYLNKVGTSERTGAVIEQRPLDQWFLKMEDLVKPAISGVLESEEINFFPKRYENTYRHWMENIRDWNISRQLWWGQQIPAYYYGSGKEDFVVAETKEKALELAKAKSNNYSLTTNDLKQDEDALDTWFSSWLWPMSVFGGILDPENKEYNYYYPTNDLVTGPDIIFFWVARMIMAGYEFKGKKPFTNVYFTGIVRDKQGRKMSKQLGNSPDALKLIDDFGADGVRVGLLLSSAAGNDLLFDEALCQQGSGFANKIWNAFRLVKGWEISEANQPENNRIAIEWYRNKFQKVLAETEDDFAKYRISDALMKIYKLVWDDFCSWLLEMVKPAYGQPIDQKTFTEIIAIFEDNLKLLHPFMPFITEEIWQHITERKPQEALVVAKYPEITSFDEQILAEFETAAEVISGIRTIRKEKNIPFKEEMPLSVLNNEQTATTFDVIIAKLGNLSELKYVSQKVEGAISFRVKSNEYFIPMQGNINVEEEIKKLEEELKYTQGFLASVEKKLSNEKFVSSAPEKVVEMERKKQADALAKIETIQQSLKNLRG, encoded by the coding sequence ATGGAAATCCCTTCAAAATATTTACCCAATTCGGTAGAAGCCAAATGGTACGAATACTGGATGAAACACAATTTCTTCCACTCAACTCCCGATGAAAGAACACCTTACACCATTGTAATTCCCCCGCCAAACGTTACGGGAATTTTGCATATGGGGCATATGCTCAATAACACAATTCAAGATGTACTTATCCGCCGTGCAAGGCTAAAAGGTTTCAATGCTTGTTGGGTGCCGGGTACCGACCACGCTTCTATTGCCACCGAAGCCAAAGTAGTGGCAAAGCTCAAAGAACAAGGCATCGACAAAGCCAACCTCACACGTGAGGAATTCCTCAAACACGCTTGGGATTGGACGCATCAGTATGGGGGCGTTATCCTTGAGCAGCTCAAAAAACTCGGCTGTTCGTGCGATTGGGACAGAACCAAATTCACCCTTGATGATGACCTTTATGCTTCAGTGATAAAGGTGTTTGTCGATTTATACAATAAAGGATACATCTATCGCGGATATCGAATGGTTAATTGGGACCCCGAAGCCAAAACCACACTTTCGGATGAAGAGGTTATTTATAAAGAACAGAACGGAAAACTTTTCTATCTGAAATACAAAATAGAAGGTTCAGAGGAATATCTTTTGGTTGCTACCACGCGTCCTGAAACCATTTTCGGAGATATTGCCGTTTGTATCAACCCCAAAGATGAGCGTTACAAACATCTGAAAGGCAAAAGAGTAATCGTGCCGATTGTTAATCGTATTGTGCCGATTATCGAAGACGAATACGTGGATATTGAGTTTGGAACAGGAGCTTTGAAAATCACTCCGGCTCACGACAAAAACGACTACGAAATCGGCGAACGCCATAAACTCGAAATCATCGACGCCTTTACCGACGATGCCAAACTGAATCATCACGGATTGCATTACGAAGGAAAAGACCGATTTGTGGTTCGCAAAGAGATAGTTAAAGAACTCGAAGCAAAAGATTTATTGCTGAAAACGGAAGATTACCTTAATAAAGTCGGTACATCGGAGCGTACAGGGGCTGTTATCGAACAACGCCCACTCGACCAATGGTTTTTGAAGATGGAAGATTTGGTAAAACCTGCCATCAGCGGAGTTTTGGAAAGCGAAGAAATCAATTTCTTCCCCAAAAGATATGAAAATACCTATCGCCATTGGATGGAAAACATCCGCGATTGGAACATTTCGCGTCAGCTTTGGTGGGGACAACAAATTCCGGCGTATTATTATGGTAGCGGAAAAGAAGATTTCGTAGTTGCCGAAACCAAAGAAAAAGCCTTAGAATTGGCAAAAGCAAAATCTAATAACTATTCCCTAACAACTAATGACTTAAAGCAGGACGAAGACGCTCTCGATACGTGGTTCTCTTCTTGGTTGTGGCCAATGAGCGTTTTTGGCGGAATTTTAGACCCTGAAAACAAAGAATACAATTATTATTATCCTACCAATGATTTGGTTACAGGTCCTGATATTATTTTCTTTTGGGTGGCGAGAATGATTATGGCAGGGTACGAATTCAAAGGGAAAAAACCTTTTACCAATGTTTATTTCACGGGGATTGTTCGCGACAAGCAGGGACGAAAAATGTCCAAACAATTAGGAAATTCGCCCGATGCGTTGAAATTGATTGATGACTTTGGTGCGGACGGCGTTCGTGTGGGGCTTTTATTGTCGTCCGCAGCAGGAAATGACTTACTTTTCGATGAGGCTCTTTGTCAGCAAGGTAGCGGATTTGCCAACAAGATTTGGAATGCCTTCCGACTCGTAAAAGGTTGGGAAATTTCGGAAGCTAATCAGCCTGAAAACAATCGAATTGCCATCGAATGGTACCGAAATAAGTTCCAAAAGGTACTTGCCGAAACCGAAGACGATTTTGCAAAATACAGAATCTCCGATGCCTTGATGAAAATTTACAAATTGGTGTGGGACGACTTCTGTTCGTGGCTCTTGGAGATGGTAAAACCTGCTTACGGACAGCCAATTGACCAAAAAACGTTTACCGAAATCATCGCCATTTTTGAAGATAACCTCAAATTGTTACATCCGTTTATGCCGTTTATTACGGAGGAAATCTGGCAACATATCACCGAGCGAAAACCTCAGGAGGCTCTGGTAGTGGCAAAATATCCTGAAATAACTTCGTTTGATGAGCAGATTTTAGCCGAATTTGAGACCGCTGCCGAAGTAATTTCGGGCATTAGAACCATACGAAAAGAGAAAAACATTCCGTTTAAGGAAGAAATGCCCCTTTCGGTACTCAACAACGAACAAACGGCAACGACTTTCGATGTGATTATCGCCAAATTAGGGAATTTGTCCGAACTGAAATATGTTAGCCAAAAGGTAGAGGGGGCGATTTCGTTCCGAGTGAAGTCCAACGAGTATTTTATCCCGATGCAGGGCAACATCAATGTAGAGGAAGAAATCAAAAAACTCGAAGAGGAACTCAAATATACGCAAGGCTTTTTGGCTTCGGTGGAGAAAAAACTCTCCAACGAGAAATTTGTCAGCTCCGCTCCTGAAAAAGTGGTGGAAATGGAACGTAAAAAACAAGCCGACGCACTAGCGAAGATTGAAACCATTCAACAAAGCCTTAAAAACCTGCGGGGGTAA
- the dgt gene encoding dGTP triphosphohydrolase, which translates to MYREKWKLLLGEKRFREKSPTIPTDGRNPFENDYGRLISSSPIRRLQDKTQVFPLEQSDYIRTRLTHSLEVSYIASSIGQSIEKVLLKKGDITDDQKGLLSSLLRVAGLVHDLGNPPFGHFGEKAIATFFSDYFDKKSTSLNDNEKADLKYFDGNVQTFRILSKLYYFGDGFGYNLTYSSLASIVKYPFSSVEGNQGDSEDIAKKKFGYFVTEESLYKEIDGYLQLNNKRNPITYLLEAADDIAYSAADIEDSIKLGIIDINKVRKIFNENLSKNKIQVLKELDSLTNKFWDERDSSLVIQKFRIFTQRIMIEKIIETFENNYDKIMEGTMKEEIIKISEASDIRKAYKELQSIVFKDKCIIKKEIAGWEAIYGLLDIFVKASESPSFCEKEGTYDSRLYNLISSDHRYVYENIEKYNNDEYKKLQMIVDYISGMTDSYAINLYQQLKGIKL; encoded by the coding sequence ATGTATAGAGAAAAATGGAAACTTTTGCTTGGAGAAAAAAGATTTAGAGAAAAATCTCCAACAATACCTACTGATGGAAGAAATCCCTTTGAAAATGATTATGGTAGACTTATTTCAAGTTCCCCTATTAGACGTCTACAGGATAAGACACAAGTCTTTCCACTAGAACAGAGCGATTATATAAGAACGAGATTAACCCATTCCCTTGAAGTATCCTATATTGCTAGCTCAATAGGTCAGAGTATTGAAAAAGTTTTACTCAAAAAAGGAGATATTACTGATGATCAAAAAGGACTTCTTAGTTCACTTCTTAGAGTTGCTGGATTAGTTCACGACCTAGGAAACCCCCCATTCGGACATTTCGGAGAAAAAGCTATAGCTACTTTTTTTTCAGATTATTTTGATAAAAAAAGTACATCCCTTAATGATAATGAAAAAGCTGATTTGAAATATTTTGATGGTAATGTTCAAACATTTAGGATATTATCCAAGCTATATTACTTTGGAGATGGTTTTGGCTATAATTTAACCTATTCTTCACTAGCTTCAATCGTAAAATATCCTTTCAGTTCCGTAGAGGGCAATCAAGGAGATTCAGAGGATATTGCTAAGAAGAAGTTTGGATACTTTGTTACAGAAGAGAGTTTATATAAAGAAATAGATGGATATTTACAACTAAACAACAAGAGAAATCCTATTACTTATTTACTTGAAGCTGCTGATGATATTGCGTATAGTGCAGCAGATATAGAAGATAGTATAAAGCTTGGTATTATAGATATAAACAAAGTAAGAAAAATCTTTAATGAAAACTTATCTAAAAATAAAATACAAGTCCTTAAAGAGTTAGATTCACTAACTAACAAATTTTGGGATGAGAGGGACTCCTCCTTAGTTATACAAAAGTTTAGAATTTTCACCCAAAGAATTATGATTGAAAAAATTATAGAAACTTTTGAAAACAATTATGATAAAATTATGGAAGGAACTATGAAAGAAGAAATTATCAAAATTTCAGAAGCCTCTGACATAAGAAAAGCATATAAAGAATTACAATCTATTGTTTTTAAAGATAAATGTATTATTAAAAAGGAAATTGCGGGATGGGAAGCCATCTATGGGTTGTTAGACATTTTTGTAAAAGCCTCTGAAAGTCCAAGCTTTTGTGAAAAAGAGGGCACTTATGATTCCCGTTTATACAATTTAATATCATCAGATCATAGATATGTGTATGAGAATATTGAAAAGTATAACAACGATGAATATAAAAAACTTCAGATGATAGTAGACTATATCTCTGGAATGACAGATTCTTATGCCATTAATTTATATCAACAATTAAAAGGAATTAAATTATAA